The window GTCGGCGGCCTGCTGGCGGTACTCCTGGTCTACCGGCTTGCACGGGTGGATGGGCACAGCTCGCCGGTGACCCTGCTGCTCGCCGGTGTCATTGTCAATGCTGTCCTCGGCTATCTGGGCTCATTGAGCATCTTGCTCTTTGAGGGGAGTGAGTTTCGGCTCCGTCGAGTGTTTACCTGGCTCATGGGCGGGGTCGCCGTGAACGATCCGCGACAACTGTTGGCGGTGGGGCCGATCATTGTGGTAGGGATTATCGTGGCATGTGGGTGTGCGGTCCCGCTCAATGCCCTGGCGGTAGGAGAGGAGGGGGCGCAGGCTTTGGG of the Candidatus Methylomirabilis sp. genome contains:
- a CDS encoding iron ABC transporter permease; amino-acid sequence: VGGLLAVLLVYRLARVDGHSSPVTLLLAGVIVNAVLGYLGSLSILLFEGSEFRLRRVFTWLMGGVAVNDPRQLLAVGPIIVVGIIVACGCAVPLNALAVGEEGAQALGVDLDRESRRIIVFGALLTGAAVSISGLIGFLGLAVPHILRLLIGSDHRRLLPASALAGAALLVLADTAARAILAPTELPVGIFTALLGGPLFLFLLRHNGRESGWR